The proteins below are encoded in one region of Reichenbachiella sp. 5M10:
- a CDS encoding transglycosylase domain-containing protein, whose protein sequence is MNIYKILIYLVWAVVLSVLIGGCTVITAIKNDAFGLFGGLPSLQSLERPEADLSSELMSSDGVSLGKYFRHNRTAISYNELSQELITTLLVTEDIRFTKHPGIDLRGLMRAASGILTFQFKGGGSTLTMQLAENLYGTSTDNQGSLYSNRKIGQIITKIKEWIIALQLETSYTKEEILAMYLNTIEYGSNSYGIQVAAQTYFNKLPSELNYKESAILVALINKPTKYNPVTNPEFARAKRTEVLYNLHKYGKIDKASYDTLIVSDFGLQYKVANQNQGLATYFRTVIRRDLMAWCKKNDFDLFSDGLKIYTTIDSRMQAYAETAVNEHMDTLQYIFNKHLQGHAPWIDKDGNEILNFIDMTIKRTPNYRQLAQKYGEKSDSLEYYLNLPKKMTVFSYNGDIDTTFSLVDSLKYYKQFLQAGFMSMEPQTGHIKAWVGGIDHKYFKYDHVKQGKRQPGSTFKPFVYAAAIDLGYSPCFPVVDAPVTWVLDDPANPTWTPQNADGKYSGETMTIRKAMASSVNSITANIMQKISPRAAVDMAHACGIESPLAAVPSLCLGAGGDVSLYELVGAYSTFVNQGTWTEPYYITRIEDKNGVVLEDFIPKRREAISEKTAYLMLHMLKGAVEEEGGTGRGLAWSLKQNNDIGAKTGTTQNASDGWFMGVTHNLVGGAWVGGDDRYVHFRNWSMGQGARTARPIWEKFMLKVYADPLIGVEKGFFRKPAQPLGVELDCDRYNGVTAESDSLDTGVDDYGDLDIY, encoded by the coding sequence ATGAACATCTACAAAATCCTAATATACCTGGTTTGGGCCGTCGTTCTCTCTGTATTGATCGGAGGGTGTACTGTCATCACAGCGATCAAAAACGATGCCTTCGGTTTGTTTGGCGGACTACCAAGTCTCCAAAGTCTAGAAAGACCCGAGGCAGACTTATCCTCTGAGCTCATGTCGTCGGATGGCGTTTCTTTGGGGAAGTATTTTCGCCACAATCGCACGGCAATCAGCTACAATGAACTCTCTCAAGAACTCATCACCACATTGCTCGTCACCGAAGACATCCGTTTTACCAAACACCCTGGCATTGATTTGAGAGGATTGATGAGAGCTGCTTCAGGAATATTGACATTTCAGTTCAAAGGAGGAGGAAGCACACTCACAATGCAACTTGCCGAAAATCTGTACGGCACCTCGACTGACAATCAAGGCAGTCTCTACTCCAACCGAAAGATCGGGCAAATCATCACCAAGATCAAAGAGTGGATCATTGCTCTCCAACTAGAGACCTCTTATACCAAAGAAGAAATCTTAGCCATGTATCTCAACACCATAGAGTATGGATCAAACTCTTATGGTATACAGGTCGCAGCACAAACCTATTTCAACAAGCTCCCTTCTGAGCTCAACTACAAAGAATCCGCCATCTTGGTTGCACTCATCAACAAACCGACAAAGTACAACCCAGTGACCAACCCTGAGTTTGCTCGTGCCAAACGTACAGAGGTCCTCTACAACCTACATAAGTACGGCAAAATAGACAAGGCCTCTTACGACACCTTGATCGTATCAGATTTTGGTCTACAGTACAAAGTCGCTAACCAAAACCAAGGACTCGCGACCTACTTTAGAACTGTCATACGAAGAGACCTCATGGCTTGGTGTAAAAAAAACGATTTCGACCTCTTCTCTGACGGTCTTAAAATCTATACGACGATTGATAGCCGTATGCAGGCTTACGCCGAAACAGCCGTCAATGAACACATGGATACGCTACAATACATCTTCAACAAGCACTTGCAAGGACATGCGCCTTGGATAGACAAGGATGGCAATGAAATCCTAAATTTCATCGACATGACCATCAAGCGTACTCCAAATTACCGTCAACTGGCACAGAAGTATGGGGAGAAATCTGACTCACTCGAGTACTACCTCAACCTTCCCAAAAAAATGACCGTCTTTTCTTACAATGGCGACATAGATACGACCTTTAGCTTGGTCGACTCACTCAAATACTACAAGCAGTTTCTCCAAGCGGGCTTCATGTCTATGGAACCACAAACAGGACATATCAAAGCTTGGGTAGGAGGAATCGATCACAAATACTTCAAATATGATCACGTCAAACAAGGCAAACGTCAACCGGGATCTACTTTCAAACCCTTTGTCTATGCCGCAGCAATTGACCTTGGTTATTCTCCATGCTTTCCTGTCGTAGATGCCCCAGTGACTTGGGTACTAGATGACCCTGCCAACCCTACATGGACCCCTCAAAATGCAGACGGTAAATATTCGGGCGAAACGATGACGATACGTAAAGCCATGGCGAGCTCTGTCAACTCCATCACGGCCAACATCATGCAAAAAATCAGTCCACGAGCAGCCGTCGACATGGCACATGCCTGTGGGATCGAGAGTCCATTAGCCGCAGTGCCTTCTCTCTGCCTCGGTGCTGGAGGAGATGTATCTCTCTACGAGTTGGTCGGAGCATATTCGACATTTGTCAATCAAGGTACATGGACAGAGCCTTACTACATCACTCGCATCGAAGACAAAAATGGTGTCGTATTGGAAGATTTCATCCCCAAAAGAAGAGAAGCCATCAGCGAAAAAACTGCCTACCTCATGTTGCACATGCTCAAAGGAGCTGTGGAAGAAGAAGGGGGTACAGGGCGGGGATTGGCATGGTCTCTCAAGCAAAACAACGACATAGGTGCCAAGACAGGGACTACACAAAATGCTTCTGACGGTTGGTTTATGGGAGTAACGCACAACCTCGTAGGAGGTGCTTGGGTAGGAGGAGATGATCGCTACGTTCATTTCCGAAACTGGTCCATGGGACAAGGCGCCAGAACCGCCAGACCGATTTGGGAAAAATTCATGCTCAAAGTATACGCTGACCCTCTGATCGGTGTAGAAAAGGGTTTCTTCCGCAAGCCTGCGCAACCTCTCGGTGTAGAACTCGACTGTGACCGATACAACGGTGTCACTGCAGAGAGTGATTCGCTAGATACAGGGGTAGATGACTATGGTGATTTAGACATATACTAA
- a CDS encoding M23 family metallopeptidase has translation MVLIFIVLSAISFSLTTTLLEEMFDPRYAQLKATRDVIELSLTVDSLESEVLKKEQFINNFKMIVSGEEDKFNEVEGSENIGSNEIKAIVQSEEAVNAVDSEFRKEFESKGVVDLPSLESSLSQELQEFYLFKPVEGIVSDGFDPQNDHLAIDIVAKQDEPIKAVADGTVVFASWTQDSGYVIAIQHRGNLISMYKHNSELFKKVGNFVTAGEVISIMGNTGELTSGPHLHFELWYDGNPIDPEEFIRF, from the coding sequence TTGGTATTGATATTCATTGTTTTGTCGGCGATTAGCTTTTCTCTCACTACGACCCTGTTGGAGGAAATGTTTGACCCTCGCTATGCACAGCTCAAAGCGACACGTGATGTGATCGAACTATCGTTGACGGTAGACTCTCTGGAGTCCGAGGTCCTTAAAAAGGAGCAGTTTATCAATAATTTTAAGATGATTGTTTCGGGGGAAGAAGATAAATTCAACGAAGTGGAGGGCTCTGAAAATATAGGCTCCAACGAAATCAAAGCCATCGTGCAGTCCGAGGAAGCCGTCAATGCGGTAGACTCGGAGTTTAGAAAGGAATTTGAAAGCAAGGGAGTGGTGGACCTGCCCTCTCTAGAATCGTCATTGTCTCAGGAATTGCAAGAGTTTTATTTGTTCAAACCGGTCGAAGGTATCGTCTCTGACGGGTTTGATCCTCAAAATGATCACTTGGCCATCGACATAGTCGCCAAGCAGGATGAACCCATCAAGGCCGTAGCAGATGGTACAGTGGTGTTTGCCTCATGGACACAGGACTCTGGATATGTGATTGCGATTCAGCATCGGGGCAACTTGATCTCTATGTATAAGCACAATTCGGAATTATTCAAAAAGGTTGGTAATTTTGTGACAGCAGGCGAGGTGATATCCATCATGGGGAATACTGGCGAATTGACCTCAGGACCTCATCTGCATTTTGAATTATGGTACGATGGTAATCCTATCGACCCAGAGGAGTTCATTAGATTTTAA
- a CDS encoding polymer-forming cytoskeletal protein, giving the protein MKEVEELSNSSNIIGKGTVLTGDIETFGNIRIEGKIVGNMKTKSKAACGHSSHIEGNILAQNAEIAGTVTGKLEVSELLILKPSAVINGDIITNKLIVESGATFNGGCKMGVTIKEIKIGEQAEEQTHIRKAE; this is encoded by the coding sequence ATGAAAGAAGTAGAAGAATTGAGTAATTCGAGTAATATCATCGGCAAAGGGACAGTCCTAACAGGTGATATTGAGACTTTTGGAAATATCCGGATAGAGGGCAAAATCGTCGGCAATATGAAAACCAAGTCTAAGGCAGCCTGCGGACATTCGTCACACATCGAGGGCAATATCCTCGCGCAAAACGCAGAGATCGCTGGCACAGTGACAGGGAAGCTGGAGGTGTCCGAACTGCTCATACTCAAGCCTTCTGCTGTCATCAACGGTGACATCATCACCAACAAGCTAATTGTAGAGTCAGGAGCTACTTTCAACGGAGGCTGCAAGATGGGCGTCACCATAAAAGAAATCAAAATTGGAGAACAAGCCGAAGAGCAAACCCACATCAGAAAAGCCGAATAA
- a CDS encoding AtpZ/AtpI family protein — protein MKYTGLAFEMLAFILLGVMGGYKLDEYLDMKNPIFTIILSLFGVVGSLVNLIRKLPKG, from the coding sequence GTGAAATATACAGGGCTAGCATTTGAAATGCTAGCCTTTATATTATTGGGAGTAATGGGGGGCTACAAGCTTGACGAATATTTGGACATGAAGAATCCAATATTTACCATCATTCTCTCTTTGTTTGGAGTTGTTGGCTCTCTTGTAAATCTAATTAGAAAGTTACCCAAAGGTTGA
- the atpB gene encoding F0F1 ATP synthase subunit A, which yields MKKIKTVCKQFKVSVLALLFLATTSVSVFASDSEEGAAFDPGAMITHHIGDDYIWHFFDGHYGTLYLPVILYTDQGLEIFSSSNFYDESHHLVEYNGYKLEHGHITALDGSHPLDFSITKNVASLFVSAFLLLLVFFIVAKGYKNPKRAPKGIQSFFEPIIIFIRDEIAIPNIGEKQHKRFLPFLLTLFFFIWFNNLLGLMPGGANLTGNISVTFVLACIVLIITLFSTKKYYWQHIFATPGVPWPVMIILIPIELVGILTKPFSLMVRLFANITAGHIIILSLFSLIFIFESMAVAPVSVAFAIFMNFLELFVALLQAYVFTLLSAMYFGSAVEEAHH from the coding sequence ATGAAGAAAATAAAAACCGTTTGTAAGCAGTTTAAGGTCAGTGTATTAGCCTTATTGTTTTTAGCGACTACAAGTGTAAGCGTTTTTGCCTCGGATAGTGAGGAGGGCGCAGCATTTGATCCAGGTGCGATGATCACGCATCACATTGGTGACGATTACATTTGGCACTTTTTTGATGGGCACTATGGTACTTTGTATCTACCCGTCATCCTCTATACCGACCAAGGATTGGAGATTTTTTCTTCCTCCAACTTTTACGATGAGTCCCACCATTTGGTTGAGTACAACGGGTACAAATTGGAGCATGGTCATATTACTGCTCTCGATGGGAGCCACCCTCTTGATTTTTCGATTACCAAAAACGTAGCTTCATTGTTTGTGAGCGCATTCTTGCTTTTGTTGGTGTTCTTCATAGTAGCAAAGGGGTACAAAAACCCAAAGCGAGCTCCTAAAGGGATTCAGTCTTTTTTCGAACCGATCATCATATTTATCAGAGATGAGATTGCTATTCCCAACATTGGTGAGAAGCAGCACAAAAGATTTTTGCCCTTTCTATTGACTTTGTTCTTCTTCATTTGGTTCAACAACCTGCTTGGGTTGATGCCAGGAGGGGCTAACCTAACAGGAAACATCTCGGTGACCTTTGTATTGGCATGTATCGTGCTGATCATCACTTTGTTTAGTACCAAAAAATATTACTGGCAGCACATCTTTGCAACGCCTGGAGTGCCTTGGCCAGTAATGATCATCTTGATTCCTATCGAATTGGTAGGGATTTTGACCAAGCCTTTCTCATTGATGGTCAGACTTTTTGCCAACATTACGGCAGGTCACATCATCATTTTGAGTTTGTTCAGTCTGATCTTCATTTTTGAAAGCATGGCCGTAGCACCAGTGAGTGTGGCATTTGCTATCTTTATGAACTTCTTGGAGCTGTTTGTCGCCCTACTTCAGGCCTATGTGTTTACCTTGCTTAGCGCAATGTATTTCGGATCGGCCGTAGAGGAGGCTCATCACTAG
- the atpE gene encoding ATP synthase F0 subunit C, giving the protein MLASLLMDMSLAIMGAGIGAGLVAIGAGLGIGKIGGSAMESIARQPEAGGKIQTAMIIAAALIEGVALFGVVVCLLISFK; this is encoded by the coding sequence ATGTTAGCAAGTTTGTTAATGGACATGAGCTTAGCAATAATGGGTGCTGGTATCGGTGCTGGTCTTGTTGCAATTGGCGCAGGATTAGGAATTGGTAAAATCGGTGGTTCTGCTATGGAATCAATCGCTAGACAGCCAGAAGCTGGAGGTAAGATCCAAACTGCAATGATTATTGCAGCTGCTCTTATTGAAGGTGTTGCTCTTTTCGGTGTAGTAGTTTGTCTACTTATCTCGTTTAAGTAA
- the atpF gene encoding F0F1 ATP synthase subunit B → MELVTPGIGLIFWQTVTFLIVLGLLAAFVWRPITDALRAREGFIADSLDAAENAKKEIEQLKADNEYLLQEARIERDKILAQANEAAKQIKESAKEETAKITAKMTEDARAIIASEKNAALTEVKDLVSSLSLDIAEKVLRKSLEDKKAQESLVKELIKDIKVS, encoded by the coding sequence ATGGAATTAGTTACTCCAGGTATAGGGTTGATTTTTTGGCAGACGGTAACCTTCTTGATCGTATTGGGTCTGTTGGCTGCATTTGTATGGAGACCGATCACGGATGCACTAAGAGCACGCGAAGGCTTCATTGCGGATTCGTTGGATGCAGCGGAGAATGCAAAGAAAGAAATTGAGCAACTCAAGGCAGACAATGAGTACTTGCTGCAAGAGGCGCGCATCGAGCGTGACAAGATTTTGGCGCAAGCCAATGAGGCAGCCAAGCAAATCAAAGAGTCTGCAAAAGAAGAAACAGCTAAGATCACTGCGAAGATGACTGAGGATGCGAGAGCAATCATCGCATCGGAGAAAAACGCAGCGTTGACTGAAGTAAAGGATTTGGTTTCGTCTCTGTCTCTCGATATTGCCGAAAAGGTGTTAAGAAAGAGTCTTGAAGACAAAAAGGCACAAGAGTCATTGGTGAAAGAATTGATCAAAGACATCAAAGTAAGCTAA
- the atpH gene encoding ATP synthase F1 subunit delta, with translation MSEHRIASRYAKSLLDLSIEKGAMEDVAKDMQGFVALCKTNRDLVMMVKNPIVSHGKKLAILDQVFEGKVNVLTLAFFKLLTKKKRENHLPEIAKAFVEEYNEHKGIVESTVTTVTALTEEIRKEVKALVNKITGKEVILTEQIDEGLIGGFVLRIGDRQIDDSVSSKLRELKLKFGQRNFVSQA, from the coding sequence ATGTCAGAACACAGGATTGCCTCTAGATATGCCAAGTCACTGTTGGATCTCTCGATTGAGAAAGGTGCGATGGAGGACGTAGCAAAGGACATGCAAGGTTTTGTAGCACTATGCAAGACCAATCGTGATCTTGTCATGATGGTCAAAAACCCTATCGTATCTCATGGCAAGAAGCTCGCGATATTGGATCAAGTATTTGAAGGAAAGGTCAACGTTTTGACACTTGCTTTCTTCAAGTTATTGACCAAAAAGAAAAGAGAAAATCACCTTCCCGAAATCGCCAAGGCGTTCGTTGAAGAATACAACGAGCACAAAGGAATCGTGGAATCTACGGTCACTACAGTGACTGCCCTCACTGAGGAGATCAGAAAGGAAGTCAAAGCACTTGTCAATAAAATCACAGGCAAAGAAGTGATTTTGACAGAGCAAATTGATGAAGGTCTGATTGGAGGATTTGTCCTCCGAATTGGTGACAGACAGATCGATGACAGTGTGAGTAGTAAACTAAGAGAGCTGAAATTGAAATTCGGCCAAAGAAATTTTGTAAGTCAAGCCTAA
- the atpA gene encoding F0F1 ATP synthase subunit alpha, whose protein sequence is MADVRPDEVSAILREQLSDFRTEAELEEIGTVLQIGDGVARIYGLTQAQSGELLEFEDGLKAMVLNLEEDNVGAVLLGDSSRVREGDTVKRTKQIASIKAGDGLCGRVVDTLGNPIDGKGPISGELFEMPLERKAPGVIYRQPVDEPLQTGITSIDSMIPIGRGQRELIIGDRQTGKTAVAIDTIINQKEFYEKGEPVFCIYVAIGQKASTVAGIVSALDKAGAMAYTVVVSASAADPAPMQFFAPFTGAAIGEYFRDTGRPALVVYDDLSKQAVAYREVSLLLRRPPGREAYPGDVFYLHSRLLERAAKLNENDNIAQDMNDLPESLKGKVKGGGSLTALPIIETAAGDVSAYIPTNVISITDGQIFLETNLFNSGIRPAINVGISVSRVGGSAQIKSMKKVAGTLKLDQAQFRELEAFAKFGSDLDAATKLTIERGQKNQEILKQAQYSPIPVGEQVAIIYASTKGFMDKVPVDKARQYQTDLITLMRSQHADLLSQLAAGKFDDELTGKVGAVAQEVAKTFEVKK, encoded by the coding sequence ATGGCAGATGTAAGACCAGACGAAGTATCAGCAATATTGAGAGAGCAACTCTCAGACTTCAGAACAGAAGCTGAACTCGAAGAAATTGGAACTGTACTCCAGATCGGTGACGGTGTAGCTCGTATCTACGGCTTGACCCAAGCACAATCAGGTGAGCTTTTGGAGTTTGAAGACGGCCTAAAGGCGATGGTTTTGAACTTGGAAGAGGACAACGTAGGAGCGGTACTTTTAGGAGATTCATCAAGAGTAAGAGAAGGTGATACTGTAAAAAGAACCAAGCAAATCGCCTCTATCAAAGCAGGTGACGGTCTATGTGGTAGAGTTGTAGATACACTCGGTAATCCTATCGATGGCAAAGGCCCAATCTCTGGGGAATTATTTGAGATGCCTCTCGAAAGAAAGGCACCAGGCGTGATTTACAGACAGCCTGTCGATGAGCCACTTCAGACGGGTATTACTTCTATTGACTCCATGATTCCGATCGGTAGAGGACAAAGAGAGTTGATCATCGGTGACCGTCAGACAGGTAAGACTGCTGTGGCGATTGATACAATCATCAACCAAAAGGAATTTTATGAAAAAGGCGAGCCGGTGTTTTGTATCTATGTTGCCATCGGACAGAAGGCATCTACAGTAGCAGGTATTGTGAGTGCACTGGACAAAGCTGGAGCGATGGCTTATACGGTTGTCGTGTCTGCTTCTGCAGCTGACCCAGCTCCGATGCAGTTCTTTGCGCCATTTACAGGTGCTGCGATCGGTGAGTATTTCCGAGATACGGGACGTCCAGCATTGGTAGTTTATGATGATTTGTCCAAACAAGCAGTGGCTTACCGTGAGGTTTCTCTTCTGTTGAGAAGACCTCCAGGGCGTGAGGCATACCCTGGTGATGTGTTTTACCTTCACTCAAGATTGCTCGAGAGAGCTGCGAAGTTGAATGAAAATGACAACATCGCTCAGGATATGAATGACTTGCCAGAGTCTCTCAAAGGTAAAGTGAAAGGAGGGGGGTCATTGACCGCACTTCCGATTATTGAGACGGCTGCAGGTGACGTATCGGCTTATATCCCGACCAATGTGATTTCTATTACTGATGGTCAGATCTTTTTGGAAACGAATCTCTTCAACTCAGGTATCAGACCTGCGATCAACGTGGGTATTTCTGTATCTCGTGTGGGAGGATCTGCTCAGATCAAATCGATGAAGAAGGTAGCAGGTACCTTGAAATTGGATCAAGCACAGTTTAGAGAGCTAGAGGCATTTGCCAAGTTTGGGTCTGACCTAGACGCTGCAACCAAACTGACGATCGAAAGAGGCCAGAAAAACCAAGAGATCTTGAAGCAAGCGCAATATTCTCCGATCCCAGTGGGCGAGCAGGTTGCAATTATCTATGCTTCTACGAAAGGTTTCATGGACAAGGTGCCAGTAGACAAGGCTAGACAATATCAGACAGATTTGATTACCTTGATGAGGTCTCAGCATGCTGATCTGTTGAGTCAGTTGGCGGCTGGTAAGTTTGATGACGAACTGACTGGAAAAGTTGGAGCAGTCGCTCAAGAAGTAGCAAAAACATTTGAAGTAAAAAAATAA
- the atpG gene encoding ATP synthase F1 subunit gamma — protein MANLKEVKNRIQSVTSTQQITSAMKMVAAAKLKRAQDRITQMRPYSQKLTGILQNVSSALDGEIENAFGVTREVENVLLVVVSSDRGLCGAFNNNVFKAAISAVEKKYSYENKHDGVHILPIGKKAFEYFSKRNYQVIKGYQDMFQDLTFDKVREAAEYVMESFESSAYDKVDLIYNESKNVATQIVRTEEFLPLQSESVSEERPSKSNVDYIFEPSAEYVVNELIPKSLKIQFYKAVLESNASEHGARMTAMGQATDNAGELLKQLKLTYNRTRQAAITKEILEIVGGAEALASDS, from the coding sequence ATGGCTAATTTGAAGGAAGTAAAGAATAGGATCCAGTCTGTCACCTCGACACAGCAGATCACCAGCGCCATGAAAATGGTCGCGGCTGCCAAGTTGAAACGTGCGCAAGATCGTATCACGCAGATGAGACCCTATTCTCAAAAGCTAACGGGTATTCTACAGAATGTATCTTCGGCACTCGATGGTGAAATCGAAAATGCCTTTGGAGTAACAAGAGAAGTAGAGAACGTCCTGCTGGTGGTCGTGTCTTCTGATAGAGGGCTATGTGGTGCTTTCAACAACAACGTGTTTAAAGCTGCCATCTCTGCGGTCGAAAAGAAGTATTCTTACGAGAACAAGCACGATGGCGTGCATATTCTTCCAATAGGCAAAAAGGCTTTTGAGTACTTTTCTAAAAGAAACTACCAAGTCATAAAGGGCTATCAGGATATGTTTCAGGATTTGACTTTCGATAAAGTGAGAGAAGCGGCAGAGTATGTGATGGAGTCCTTTGAGTCTAGTGCATATGACAAGGTCGATTTGATCTACAATGAATCCAAGAACGTCGCGACCCAGATTGTGCGTACGGAGGAATTCTTGCCTCTACAGTCCGAAAGCGTATCAGAAGAGCGCCCGTCGAAAAGCAACGTAGATTACATCTTTGAACCATCAGCAGAGTATGTGGTCAATGAGCTGATCCCAAAGTCGCTAAAGATTCAATTCTATAAAGCAGTATTGGAGTCGAATGCTTCGGAGCATGGTGCACGTATGACTGCCATGGGCCAAGCTACTGACAATGCAGGAGAATTGTTGAAGCAATTGAAATTGACATACAACAGAACGCGTCAAGCGGCGATCACCAAGGAGATCTTAGAGATTGTTGGAGGTGCAGAAGCATTGGCAAGCGATTCTTAA
- a CDS encoding class I SAM-dependent methyltransferase has protein sequence MNNFDSIAPVYDALAKVVFWGGIERANRFFLSEIPSGSRMLIVGGGSGKILEDLAELYDDLQIVYVESSKGMIDRAKQRKSGVNQITFVHASFPQVTIQPQEFDVVMGPFFFDLFDAGSLLLILETVRYVLKHSGLLLVSDFRMEEKRGWHRWLSWSMHGFFRCVAKLQSEKLRDLDTEIISAGFAPKKQRCFYGKFIFAAVYQYTGNL, from the coding sequence TTGAACAATTTTGATTCGATAGCTCCAGTGTATGACGCGTTGGCCAAGGTCGTCTTTTGGGGAGGCATAGAGAGGGCTAACCGGTTTTTTCTCTCAGAGATTCCTTCTGGTAGTCGCATGTTGATTGTAGGAGGAGGGTCTGGAAAAATACTAGAGGACCTCGCCGAATTGTATGATGATTTGCAGATTGTCTATGTGGAAAGTTCCAAGGGGATGATTGATCGTGCGAAACAGAGAAAATCAGGTGTAAATCAAATCACTTTTGTTCATGCTTCTTTTCCACAAGTGACTATCCAGCCACAAGAGTTTGACGTGGTTATGGGACCTTTCTTTTTTGATCTTTTTGATGCGGGGTCTTTGTTGTTGATTTTGGAGACGGTGCGGTACGTACTCAAACACTCGGGCCTGCTGCTGGTCTCGGATTTTCGAATGGAAGAGAAGAGGGGGTGGCACAGGTGGTTGTCATGGAGTATGCATGGTTTTTTTCGCTGTGTGGCAAAGCTGCAAAGCGAGAAGCTGAGGGATTTGGATACAGAGATCATCTCTGCTGGTTTTGCCCCAAAGAAGCAGCGGTGTTTCTATGGCAAATTCATTTTTGCGGCGGTTTATCAGTATACAGGTAATTTGTAG
- a CDS encoding RNA polymerase sigma factor — protein MQRDIHKEIILRCQEGDRKAQSELYHLYAKAMYNICRRMVADDDEAKDILQDAFVDAFIQIKKLKDINFFSAWIKRITINKCLNAMRKRKIFALSLDEGEEVQEYVDAVSDQDLVQTEAAKIMQAIEHLAPGSRAVLNLFLFEGYDHKEIAQILNITEGASKSQYSKAKQKIRHIINLQNTTSYGNG, from the coding sequence GTGCAGAGAGATATTCATAAAGAGATCATCTTGAGGTGTCAAGAGGGGGATCGCAAGGCTCAATCGGAATTGTACCATCTGTATGCCAAAGCGATGTACAACATCTGTCGCAGAATGGTGGCAGATGACGATGAAGCCAAGGACATTTTACAAGATGCGTTTGTAGATGCCTTCATACAAATTAAAAAACTCAAGGATATCAATTTTTTTAGCGCTTGGATCAAAAGAATCACCATCAACAAGTGTCTAAATGCGATGAGAAAGCGCAAAATTTTTGCGCTTTCTCTAGACGAGGGAGAAGAAGTACAAGAGTATGTGGATGCTGTGTCAGATCAGGATTTGGTACAAACGGAGGCTGCCAAAATTATGCAGGCGATAGAACACTTAGCCCCTGGTAGCCGTGCGGTATTGAACTTGTTTTTGTTCGAGGGATATGATCACAAGGAAATTGCTCAGATTCTCAATATTACCGAAGGAGCATCTAAGTCTCAATACAGCAAAGCAAAGCAGAAAATTCGTCATATTATTAACCTTCAAAACACGACAAGTTATGGGAATGGATGA